From the genome of Prevotella herbatica, one region includes:
- a CDS encoding DHH family phosphoesterase, which yields MQIDIITEKEIAELRTLISDANKIILVGHKSPDGDAIGACLGLAEYLRQQGKSPSVFVPDAYPDFLKWLPGTEKIVRYDKHKVEIDAAFKNADLIFILDFNDAARLEDMQASVDMSSAKKVVVDHHLNPVINSVITISRSEACSTCELVFRMIYQLSGMENMTRKIAVPLYCGMMTDTGGFTYNSARPEIYSIIGLLLTVGIDKDKIYRNVFNNYSPWAIKFRGYLMSQKLNIFEQYHASYFTVSKEDMKKYHFIKGDLEGLVNEPLRIKGHKFSISLREDDRHDNTILVSLRSVDDFPCNKVSEEFFNGGGHLNASGGKLHCSLAEAETIARNAIIKFGDMLKA from the coding sequence ATGCAGATAGATATTATAACAGAGAAAGAAATCGCTGAGTTGAGAACTCTTATTAGCGATGCAAATAAAATAATACTTGTTGGACACAAAAGTCCTGATGGTGATGCAATTGGTGCTTGTCTTGGTTTGGCGGAATATCTACGTCAACAGGGCAAAAGTCCCTCTGTGTTTGTTCCTGATGCATATCCTGATTTTCTAAAGTGGTTGCCAGGTACAGAGAAAATAGTAAGATACGATAAGCATAAAGTAGAAATAGATGCTGCTTTTAAGAATGCAGACTTGATATTTATCCTAGACTTTAACGATGCTGCACGACTTGAAGATATGCAAGCAAGTGTAGATATGTCTTCTGCAAAAAAAGTGGTTGTAGACCATCATCTTAATCCAGTCATTAATTCTGTTATAACGATTTCACGTTCTGAAGCATGCAGTACATGTGAATTGGTGTTCCGCATGATCTATCAACTATCTGGAATGGAAAATATGACGCGTAAGATAGCTGTTCCATTATATTGTGGAATGATGACTGATACAGGAGGTTTTACATATAATTCAGCACGTCCAGAAATATATTCTATTATAGGACTTCTTCTCACTGTTGGAATTGATAAGGATAAAATATATCGCAATGTGTTCAACAACTATAGCCCGTGGGCAATTAAGTTTCGTGGTTATTTAATGAGTCAAAAGTTGAATATCTTTGAGCAATATCATGCCTCTTATTTCACAGTTAGTAAGGAAGATATGAAAAAATATCACTTTATAAAAGGAGATTTAGAAGGACTTGTCAATGAGCCGCTGCGTATAAAGGGACATAAGTTTTCTATATCACTTCGTGAGGATGACCGTCACGACAATACTATTCTTGTGAGTTTACGTTCTGTTGATGATTTTCCATGTAATAAGGTCTCTGAAGAATTTTTCAATGGGGGAGGACATCTTAATGCCAGTGGTGGCAAACTGCATTGTAGTCTTGCAGAGGCTGAAACAATCGCTCGCAATGCTATAATCAAATTCGGTGATATGTTGAAAGCTTAA
- a CDS encoding DUF4827 domain-containing protein: MKKTLFALLALVGIMIFVSCNNSETYADKKKKERSAINQYLADSAVNVISEATFFAQDSTTNVSKNEYVLFNSSGVYMQIVRKGTGSKLKSGETSPVLMRFTEVNLMTDSVLLSNDVLKYSAIVDHLNVRNISGSFYGQFVSGESLFASYYSTTSVPEGLLVPFAYVNLARYASAESDIAKVKLIVPSAKGTTIASSSVYPCLYEVTLQKGR; the protein is encoded by the coding sequence ATGAAGAAAACTTTATTTGCACTTCTCGCTTTGGTTGGTATAATGATTTTCGTTTCATGTAACAATTCGGAAACTTATGCTGATAAGAAGAAAAAGGAACGCTCGGCAATCAACCAATACCTCGCTGATTCTGCCGTTAATGTAATTTCTGAAGCAACTTTTTTTGCACAAGATTCCACAACAAATGTTAGTAAAAACGAATATGTGCTATTTAATAGTTCAGGAGTATATATGCAGATTGTAAGGAAAGGTACTGGCTCTAAATTGAAGAGTGGTGAGACTTCTCCTGTACTTATGAGATTTACGGAGGTAAATCTTATGACAGATTCTGTTCTGTTGTCAAATGATGTGCTTAAATACTCTGCTATAGTAGATCATTTGAATGTAAGAAATATTTCTGGTTCTTTCTATGGACAATTTGTATCTGGTGAAAGTTTGTTTGCTAGTTATTATAGTACAACATCAGTTCCTGAAGGATTGTTGGTTCCTTTTGCTTATGTCAATCTTGCACGTTACGCGTCAGCTGAAAGTGACATAGCTAAGGTGAAATTAATTGTTCCGTCGGCTAAGGGTACAACAATTGCATCAAGCAGTGTATATCCTTGTCTGTATGAAGTTACATTGCAAAAAGGTAGATAA